In a genomic window of Thioalkalivibrio sp. XN279:
- a CDS encoding iron-containing alcohol dehydrogenase, producing MNDTYYEFFCPVKLIAGARALETIPFELGALGAKRPLVVTDRGVAGAGLVEKLREILATGGLEIAAVYDEVPPDSSLAAVKAIARTYRDAGCDALIALGGGSPIDTAKAANILASYQTDDPAKYSGVGNLPRRLKPLLVIPTTAGTGSEVTYVSIVKDEERGVKLPFASPFLMPDAAVLDPRMTLGLPAQITAATAMDAMTHACEAYICLAKNPMSDAYATAAIRAVSANLLHVLDHPADAEGRLALAQAAAMAGVAFSNSMVGLVHALGHSVGALCHVHHGTCMSILLPAVLEYNLEARRDAIGELLLPLAGAETYAATPPEQRADKAIAHLKWLKDEIHQRCGLPRTLSETGKVQESQLEQVAAMSLDDGSIIFNPVEVDHDEALAVLRRAW from the coding sequence GTGAACGACACCTACTACGAATTCTTCTGCCCCGTGAAGCTGATCGCCGGCGCGCGCGCGCTGGAGACCATCCCCTTCGAGCTCGGCGCGCTCGGCGCGAAGCGGCCGCTGGTGGTCACCGACCGCGGCGTCGCCGGCGCCGGGCTGGTGGAGAAGCTGCGCGAGATCCTTGCCACGGGCGGGCTGGAGATCGCAGCCGTCTACGACGAGGTGCCGCCGGACTCCTCGCTCGCCGCGGTGAAGGCCATCGCGCGGACCTATCGTGACGCCGGCTGCGATGCGCTCATTGCGCTGGGCGGCGGCTCACCCATCGACACCGCCAAGGCGGCGAACATCCTCGCCTCCTACCAGACCGACGACCCGGCGAAATATTCCGGCGTCGGCAACCTGCCGCGCCGCCTCAAGCCGCTGCTGGTCATACCGACCACCGCCGGCACCGGCTCCGAGGTCACCTACGTGTCCATCGTCAAGGACGAGGAGCGCGGCGTGAAGCTGCCCTTCGCCTCGCCCTTCCTCATGCCCGACGCGGCGGTGCTCGACCCGCGCATGACCCTCGGGCTGCCGGCGCAGATCACGGCCGCCACCGCCATGGACGCCATGACGCACGCCTGCGAGGCGTACATCTGCCTGGCCAAGAACCCGATGAGCGACGCCTACGCCACCGCGGCGATCCGCGCCGTGTCCGCCAACCTGCTGCACGTGCTGGACCATCCCGCCGACGCAGAGGGCCGACTCGCGCTGGCGCAGGCCGCCGCCATGGCCGGCGTCGCCTTCTCCAACTCCATGGTCGGGCTGGTGCACGCCCTCGGCCACTCCGTCGGCGCGCTGTGCCACGTCCACCACGGCACCTGCATGAGCATCCTCCTGCCGGCCGTGCTGGAGTACAACCTCGAGGCGCGCCGCGATGCCATCGGCGAATTGCTGCTGCCGCTGGCCGGCGCCGAGACCTACGCCGCCACGCCGCCCGAGCAGCGCGCCGACAAGGCCATCGCGCACCTGAAGTGGCTGAAGGACGAGATCCACCAGCGCTGCGGGCTGCCGCGCACGCTGTCCGAGACCGGCAAGGTGCAGGAATCCCAGCTGGAGCAGGTCGCTGCCATGTCGCTCGATGACGGCTCGATCATCTTCAACCCGGTCGAGGTCGATCACGACGAGGCGCTGGCCGTGCTGCGCCGGGCCTGGTAG
- a CDS encoding 1-acyl-sn-glycerol-3-phosphate acyltransferase — MKLNRPTQPSRQSWWRRFCLWLLQAMGWTPVVAPLPGPRGVIIVYPHTSNWDFLIAVLYRFGTGLATNWMGKDSLFRWPFGGLLRRMGGVPVNRRAASGFIGAAVEQFGTHDWLWLALAPEGTRKHTDHIKSGFYQIAVRAGVPVGFGFIDYPSKTVGLREFVRFSGDAEQDMELIRAFYADKRGRRPGEASELRFRKS; from the coding sequence ATGAAGCTCAACCGCCCCACCCAGCCGTCGCGCCAGTCCTGGTGGCGGCGCTTCTGCCTCTGGCTGCTGCAAGCCATGGGCTGGACGCCGGTGGTGGCGCCCCTGCCCGGCCCGCGGGGCGTGATCATCGTTTACCCGCACACCTCGAACTGGGATTTCCTCATCGCCGTGCTGTACCGCTTCGGCACCGGGCTGGCGACCAATTGGATGGGCAAGGACTCGCTGTTCCGCTGGCCCTTCGGCGGCTTGCTGCGGCGCATGGGCGGTGTGCCGGTGAACCGGCGCGCGGCCAGCGGCTTCATCGGCGCAGCGGTGGAACAGTTCGGCACGCATGACTGGCTGTGGCTGGCACTGGCGCCGGAAGGCACGCGCAAGCATACCGATCACATCAAGTCAGGGTTCTACCAGATCGCGGTGCGGGCCGGTGTGCCGGTCGGCTTCGGCTTCATCGACTACCCGTCCAAGACCGTCGGCCTGAGGGAGTTCGTGCGCTTCAGCGGCGACGCGGAGCAGGACATGGAGCTGATCCGTGCCTTCTATGCCGACAAGCGCGGCCGCCGCCCGGGCGAGGCCAGCGAGTTGCGCTTCCGCAAGAGCTAG
- a CDS encoding ketoacyl-ACP synthase III, with protein MRNATITGWGKCMPPATLTNDDISTFLETDDEWITTRTGIRERRISHLSLEEMGTIAAHRALACADLAPDALDLIVFGTCSFDQQVPNTASGVQKRIGAVNAGAMDVNTACTSYLYGLTSAAAMISQGVVNNALVIGGELISPLMDWTDRGVAVLFGDGCAATVLQATDKDEGLRASKLGCYGEVREILLVHGMGQRYANCGWYNGDTQWVFEGQEIFKRAVVGMSQACQAVLEQCGMGPEDVDLVVPHQANLRIIEAVIKRAGLSMDRCFVNVHRYGNMSAATVPVALVESLEEGRIKPGANILLTGFGGGLTWSAQLLRWGERITPLHETHVEMPPCEQSALEMVQGYLAAKRGSGEMTPE; from the coding sequence GTGAGAAACGCGACCATCACCGGCTGGGGCAAGTGCATGCCACCGGCTACGCTGACCAACGACGACATCTCCACTTTCCTGGAAACCGACGACGAGTGGATCACCACCCGCACCGGGATCCGCGAGCGTCGCATCTCCCACCTGTCGCTGGAGGAGATGGGGACGATCGCGGCGCATCGCGCCCTCGCCTGCGCCGATCTCGCGCCCGACGCGCTCGACCTGATCGTCTTCGGCACCTGCAGCTTCGACCAGCAGGTGCCCAACACGGCCTCCGGTGTGCAGAAACGCATCGGCGCGGTGAATGCCGGCGCCATGGACGTGAACACCGCCTGCACCAGCTATCTCTATGGCCTCACCAGCGCCGCAGCGATGATCTCGCAAGGCGTGGTGAACAACGCGCTGGTGATCGGCGGCGAACTCATCTCGCCGTTGATGGACTGGACCGACCGCGGCGTGGCGGTGCTGTTCGGCGACGGCTGCGCCGCCACCGTGCTGCAGGCGACGGACAAGGACGAGGGCCTGCGCGCCAGCAAGCTCGGCTGCTATGGCGAAGTGCGCGAGATCCTGCTGGTGCACGGCATGGGGCAGCGCTACGCCAACTGCGGCTGGTACAACGGCGATACCCAGTGGGTGTTCGAGGGCCAGGAGATTTTCAAGCGCGCCGTGGTAGGCATGAGCCAGGCTTGCCAGGCCGTGCTCGAACAGTGCGGCATGGGGCCGGAGGACGTCGATCTCGTCGTGCCGCACCAGGCCAACCTGCGCATCATCGAGGCCGTGATCAAGCGCGCCGGGCTGTCCATGGACCGCTGCTTCGTCAACGTGCACCGCTACGGCAACATGTCGGCGGCGACGGTGCCCGTGGCGCTGGTCGAGTCGCTGGAGGAAGGCCGCATCAAGCCCGGCGCCAACATCCTGCTGACCGGCTTCGGCGGCGGCCTCACCTGGTCGGCGCAGCTGCTGCGCTGGGGCGAGCGCATCACGCCGCTGCACGAGACCCATGTCGAAATGCCGCCCTGCGAGCAGAGCGCGCTGGAAATGGTGCAGGGCTACCTGGCCGCGAAACGCGGCAGCGGAGAAATGACGCCGGAGTAG